The Solenopsis invicta isolate M01_SB chromosome 12, UNIL_Sinv_3.0, whole genome shotgun sequence DNA window tatctatgtTGTACCAGATAGAACAAAGCTGAGATAAATCTCTATATGcagttgaaaatttataaaacattagatTTTAAACATTACATTAAACATTATACTGGTTCTGATTTggctttttttatgtttgtaaacTTATAATTCTCGACAGTAGCGGAACAATAATCttggaataatatttttttcactgttGGTTATGTAAGATTGCAGGACTTAGAATCGAACCTGGATCTTTTGCTTTGTGAACAATTGCTTTATCTATTGAACTATCCTGCAATCCtgagaaataattatgaaaaattggttttattttattggaattCTTTCAGGTTGATGTGTGGAGCTTAGGAGTGATATTATACATTTGTTTAAGTGGCTTGGCTCCCTTTAACAATAATACTCTAGTAGAACAAATCATAGGGGGAAAGTACGAATTTCGACGCGCACATTTTCAAAACGTATCGCAAGATGCGATGAAATTGGTACGATGCGGTAAAATTGCAACGCCCGTACTTAACTATGATTCACTTTACGTTAATGAAATATCTTGTTCTAGATTAAACGTATGATGACGGTAAATCCGAAGGAACGTATAACAATGTCATATATCTTGCTGGATCCATGGTTAAGAGACATTCCTATGCGACGAGAAGTTTATAGACTGATATCAGGCAAAGAAAACAATGAGAATGTGCCTCTAAATACTTACAACAAACGTCCGCGAACTGCggtttgagaaaaaaatcatactttGAGCAGAgtaaagtacaaaataaatgtcattCCGCGAGTAAGCGATAAAGGAATATCTAGTGTCCTTTTGAGTTGTCTTATCGTCTCATTTACGTTGTGATACGTGGATACATTACCACTTTATTGCATAGACTAATTTCCATGTAAAATACGGTCTTTGAATAGATTTTTGATACAGATTTAAATGCGGAGAATCTTATTAAGTTTGTAAAGACTGTTTCCTATGTACAAATAGAAAGTACAAATATAGTACAacgtttaataacatttaaacatttaattacatttgttccatttgattataattgcaattataattgcaaatttaattataatagcaatttatatattaattcaggtataaaaaaatcatgagAATATAAATGATAAGATATATACTTTGTGATAGGATATAAATACTCCACGTGatactttttttacttcttgACATCTCAATTTAATGAGTATAAATTTGTGATTTAACTCACAACATAGAATTCTTATTACTATACTATATAAAGTAAGTAACGCGCACTGCGAAGATTGTTAATCAATATCAAGtaccaatttatttttatgatctttGATTAGGAAATGATGATCACTAATCTGTGAATTGATGTTTGATAAACATAGCAATGCTAATAAAAGGAGATTAAGACTGCCTTACGTTTATTGCCAAACGCGTGCAAAATGTAGgcttaatttatattatcttacAAGTTTATCACCTGTTATATGATAACAAAATCGTcatagtatataattatacaaagttttttattcaaagtaatGGGTTCTATACAATAAAGAACATTTCGCGAATTGTGTTGTTttgtcattaatatatatattttttttattcctttctgCATAAATATTGCTCTTCACCATTGCAGGGATTCGGAAGTGGTGTTTCAAGGTCTGGTTTCTCTTTCTTCGTAAGTCCGGCCAGTAGACGTTTTAATTGCGCTATTGCTTTTCCCGGATTTAGACCCTATCGGACAAGTAATATcgcgtaaaattaaaatatggatatttatctgctttttttttacagtgaaCTAAAATCTTTTTGTATCGCAGAAGAAAAGCGTGACAATAACGTCGTTTAAGACTTACCTTTGGACACGTCTTGGTGCAATTAAAGATAGTGTGACATCGATAAACTGAATAGAAATCTCGCAGCTTCGCTAGTCGCTCCTCATGTGCCATATCTCGCGAATCTATCACCCACCTGTATGCCTAGCGATGTAAGCGAACAGATGCAAAATGATGACGCATCTTCGTTTTGTTTATCATAGAAAAATGTCAAGTCGTTACCTGCAGTAACACTGCAGGCCCTAAGTACTTGTCGCCGAGCCACCAGTAAGGAGGACACGAGTATGTGCAACATGCGCACATTATACACTCGTACAAACCGTCAAGTTTGCTTCTATCCCTTGAGCTTTGCAGAATTTGCCGATAACCGAGGAAGTCGTCCTCAGCTGGTCGCTTTAAATATGGATCGATTTTCCGGAATTGTTCCAGGAACTGCCCCATGTCCGGTATCAAGTCGCGAATCACGTACGTGTGCGGTAGAGGATAGATGATCAGCGGTTGCGGAGATTCTTTTATCTTTCTGGAGATTTCAAGCAGTTTCCGACAACATTAAGCGCGACTTGAAATGAGGTTTATTTTGAGAGTAAGTTATATCCCTATAATATAAGATCAGAAAAGTAATTGCAAGCgcgaatataaaatgtaaaattaacgCGACCATTTAAAATTCCAGACATCCAAAGCTCCAAGTATCCTAAGCATCCGAAACATTaaagttactttatatatattcaaaatcgTAAACATCGGAACTAAGTTCTATCAAAGTTTTCAAGGATCAAATCCAAAGAACTCGATATTCCTGTCGTCTGGTTTACTGGCATTGGAAATTGTATGGTAGAACGAGTTACGTTATACAAGCCAAGGTGTTCACGCCGTTTATATTCATCGCGCAACATCCGCAGATGCCCTCGCGACAGGATCTCCGGAAGGACAACGTCGGATCGTGCTGCGCTTTGATACACGTCAACACATCCAGCACCATCGTGCCGCACTTGTTCAAATCCACGCTGAATTGCTGCATATATGGCTTTACGTTTGGCGTTTCCGGATTCCATCGATATACGCGTACAATTTGTAGCTTCGGTACAACTTTTTTCTCCTGCGAAAGATTGATTCTAAATAATAGTTTCGCTTAAGTATTGAGTTGGAACGAAAGTTCGTAGCGATACATATGTGGTTATAATAAGTCTGCACTAAGAAAAtgaaattgttaacttgactaaatttctttagttccagtatttaagttaaatatataaatactgaaaACTGAAGCTcgaatattttatgtacttaagtcaagtacataaatatttgaattgaaagaattttattgatttgaaaaatttagtcggaacttttttctcagtgtgtatacaaatatctaaattatctttaaattttattttaaaaaacgctACGAGCTTTTGTTCCAATTTAACATGTATATGTACACGTGATTTCAATCGTCCAATTTCTAAAGCTCCATGATCAAAAATATCTATCCGCACGTTATATTTATGCGCGAAAAGAAAGCTTCATTCAGCAATAGAATATATCACAAGGTTGGTTCTCGTAGCAGAATTTTTGttctcattttttatctttttttttgcccCAACGTctgatatatatttcaatttaaatataaaaaggatAATATGTTATGAAAAGCTACAAAGAACAGATCTTTAGATATTCTAAGAAGCTGTAATTCGCTGAGAACATTTAACAAAGAGATGCATAGCACGTTGTTTTTGTATATCGCGCGAAAGAAGATTTTTGCATTTTCCTGCGCAGTGGAAAGAGAAAAATCTTCACACTTTTTCTCGAGTGACTAACAGAGTGACTAACTTTTAAAGACGTTTTGCACTCCGCAATGCTCGTGAcctccgccgccaccgccgcgtcCAGCTCGGTCGTGGTCTTCTTGACCGATGTCGACAACCTCGATCCGCGAACATGCGCGAGTCCACGCGACCAGAAGCGGCTCACAGCAGCGTGCATGACCCACCCCCTGTCTAGCAGCCTGCCACCGCCTCCCGCACAATATTATCTCGAGGACGATGTCTTCGTGTTGTCACGTCGCGCTATTTCAATCATTACGTCTCGTCGCAGCTGCGATTATCTCGTCAAACGTCACGCGAACAAAATATCATCGAGCGGACGAACTTCACGAACAGTCCGTGACGAATTTATGCCATCAATTCGAGACGCCTTCGACGATTTAAAA harbors:
- the LOC120359296 gene encoding succinate dehydrogenase [ubiquinone] iron-sulfur subunit-like, which produces MHAAVSRFWSRGLAHVRGSRLSTSVKKTTTELDAAVAAEVTSIAECKTSLKEKKVVPKLQIVRVYRWNPETPNVKPYMQQFSVDLNKCGTMVLDVLTCIKAQHDPTLSFRRSCREGICGCCAMNINGVNTLACITKIKESPQPLIIYPLPHTYVIRDLIPDMGQFLEQFRKIDPYLKRPAEDDFLGYRQILQSSRDRSKLDGLYECIMCACCTYSCPPYWWLGDKYLGPAVLLQAYRWVIDSRDMAHEERLAKLRDFYSVYRCHTIFNCTKTCPKGLNPGKAIAQLKRLLAGLTKKEKPDLETPLPNPCNGEEQYLCRKE